Genomic window (Theileria annulata chromosome 4, complete sequence, *** SEQUENCING IN PROGRESS ***):
ATCACAGATCTAACTCAACTTGACGCAATACCCACACATAACAgagtttattaatttcctacaaattttacacaataacataattttttatatatttaaaaaatgtacattttatttaaaggAAAGAATTGTAATATTGATTCAAGTAAATGACAGTCACAGATGTCGTGGGAAAGATATTGGAAGATTTGAGGGAAAAGGCCCTTATACACTCAAAAAGAAACaaaaaacataaattaaaggaTATCTTAAAACCCAAAGTTAGTAGAAGTAACAGTAAACTAGAAGAAATTGTGAATCGAAGAAGATTCATATTCAAGGCCTCTAATAACTCTTCAAAGAATTCGGATTTTTTCACAAGACTTGTTAATAGTTCACCAAAACCTCCAGTTTTAAGGTCCATACACCACCCGGTTGTTAATCATCTTCTTAAACTGTCGTATAGTTCAAATTACAGgttttttacacattctacatatatacaaaatcTTGATATTATAATTCATATACAAGCTATAAAATCTTTTACACCTTTATTGGATGGTATAGGAGTTACAGAGGATTAGTGTTGCTTTCTAGCTTAAAGCTAATAAAGGAATACTGTGCTCGTAACGGCCCTTGCAACAGGATATACACTACATCGCACTCAAATAATCTACTCTCGGACCCTGATGTCAAGTCCGACAAGGTTTTGTTGGTTTCTAAAAAAGTTCTCCAGAAGGTTCGTTTCGTCTATGAAAATAAATGCAGGTTGGGAATTTGAAGTCCTATGATAAAGGTCTTCTCGCTGAGGTACCTTACCCAAAACCCTCATCAATACTTGGAATACCAAAATTGGTATTATGCCTTTGTCCAAGCACCAAAAAGACAAATAGGACTCCGGATGCTGATTTGGGTACTTTAATTCGATCTGCACAGGCTCTTCAGTGGCAGGCAGTTTGGGTTCTTAAAAACGGAGACATTGATCTTCTGGACCCACTAACTATTCGCTCATCTCACGTATACTTAGTATTTATAGTTTTAGTGTTTATTACCGctatttataaattaaattaataaaacaaatgtTGGTGTAGTATTCACTATCTACGATTCCCTACTCGAGAGGAACAATCCACGAGACGCTGGAGTTTGCGAAAAAGAATGATTTGCTTCTTTGTCACTCCTCAAAAGACGGGTTGGACATAGATTCTGAACCTGTGTCAGAAAAAATAAGCTCACACAAGGGAGTTATGCTGATGTCAGGAAACCTACCCTATGTAACATACCAATTACCAGCTATTCaacttatttatttaatctTAGTATGAAACTACTTTCAAATTTCACcctaaaatattcattagGAGCTGTTTTCAAAGAGCACAAAATTGTCAGTGATGCCCAGGTCTGTCTCTTCGGAGGATAGTAACTCGGTGATTGTGGGACCAGAAGCGGGTCAGAACAGTTTCTCGGAAGGGAGAAAGTACACATTAGACGACCAGGTACAAACAGCGGTTTCGATGTACTTGATTAAGAAGATGTTCTTCAACGATGTTCCATCGTCGCCCTTCATCCACTAGTTCTGAGCCTGACCTAGGTGACATCAAAGCTAGATTGTAAAAGGTGAAAAGTAAAGCATGTAAATGTGGATAAGAAATTGAACAGTAgctaatttaaattatctaagAAAGAATTGTTGTTGGGTAAGTAATCTTGGCGAAGCTTCGAGTTGTACCTCGGACCGTTGGGCCTCCTTAAAAAGCCCTTGCTCCTGTGACTTGGCCTAATGTTAGGACTCAAATCGAGATTCTGACGTCGCACTGACGACCCGGAGTAGTACACCTCACTTCTGGAAGTGGAAACGCCAATGTATTTGGAGATTGATAAGAAACCAGAGGAGTAGTCGATGGGACCTCTGAAGGACCTTGGTCTTTGTTTGTTACGATATGAATGCTTTCGTGGTCCTCCTGGGTTCCTGAAATTTTTGTTGCGGGAGTTAATGACGACGGGAGTTCCGTCTGACATTTTTAGCCCGAACCAAAGATCTGAGGGGTTTTCGCACATGTTGAACCTGCTGTCGTTGTGGATGTTCACCATTCCACAGGTCGAGTCAATATCGCTGTCCGAATTACTAAAAGACGATTTATTTATCTTTGAGTTTGTTTTAGTCGATTGGTACTGAAGAGAGCTCGAGCTCTTCTTTGCGCACcacaaataatttttcgCAGATGATTTCTCGGGTGATCCATTTGAGACACCCAGCAATGTCTCGGGCGAGCACTCCGTCTCCATGTCCTCCAGGAGAGCTTCCAAGTTCACATCAGACAAATGCACCACTTCAGTAACCGGATCTTTGACCCCAGCAGCTTCACCGGCCGTAACCTGATTCACCAGATCCATCTCTCAGTCctctaaatttaattatccATACCTAATAGCTAATTCATGGATcatat
Coding sequences:
- a CDS encoding uncharacterized protein (Tap349h10.p1c.cand.97 - score = 61.54), which codes for MTVTDVVGKILEDLREKALIHSKRNKKHKLKDILKPKVSRSNSKLEEIVNRRRFIFKASNNSSKNSDFFTRLVNSSPKPPVLRSIHHPVVNHLLKLSYSSNYRSYRGLVLLSSLKLIKEYCARNGPCNRIYTTSHSNNLLSDPDVKSDKVLLVSKKVLQKVGNLKSYDKGLLAEVPYPKPSSILGIPKLVLCLCPSTKKTNRTPDADLGTLIRSAQALQWQAVWVLKNGDIDLLDPLTIRSSHVYLVFIVLYSLSTIPYSRGTIHETLEFAKKNDLLLCHSSKDGLDIDSEPVSEKISSHKGVMLMSGNLPYVTYQLPAIQLIYLILELFSKSTKLSVMPRSVSSEDSNSVIVGPEAGQNSFSEGRKYTLDDQVQTAVSMYLIKKMFFNDVPSSPFIH
- a CDS encoding uncharacterized protein (Tap349h10.p1c.C.cand.122 - score = 16.38), yielding MDLVNQVTAGEAAGVKDPVTEVVHLSDVNLEALLEDMETECSPETLLGVSNGSPEKSSAKNYLWCAKKSSSSLQYQSTKTNSKINKSSFSNSDSDIDSTCGMVNIHNDSRFNMCENPSDLWFGLKMSDGTPVVINSRNKNFRNPGGPRKHSYRNKQRPRSFRGPIDYSSGFLSISKYIGVSTSRSEVYYSGSSVRRQNLDLSPNIRPSHRSKGFLRRPNGPRYNSKLRQDYLPNNNSFLDNLN